One window of the Buchnera aphidicola (Shivaphis celti) genome contains the following:
- a CDS encoding IscS subfamily cysteine desulfurase, protein MKFPIYLDYAATTPVDQKVVKNMLDYLTLNDNFGNAASRSHQFGWQAEEAVNLAREQISQLINADSREIIFTSGATESNNLAIKGCCAFYKKKGNHIITSSVEHKSVLDTCKYLEQKKYLVTYIDPKQDGRIHLDDIKKKINKKTILISIMYVNNETGTTQDLTKISKICQENNILFHVDATQGIGKLPIDLKKIHIDLMSFSAHKIYGPKGIGALYVKRKPRVRLTMQIHGGNHERGMRSGTLPVHQIIGMGTACQIIKKKMHHEFSYILKLRNLLWNGIKNIEEIYLNTNLKYSAPHILNVSFNFIEGESLIMALKNLAVSSGSACTSASLEPSYVLRALGVKDELAHSSIRFSLGRYTTKEEINYAIQIIHQAIKKLRQLSPLWEMYKSGIDLDKVQWKHN, encoded by the coding sequence ATGAAATTTCCAATTTATTTAGATTATGCTGCAACAACTCCAGTCGATCAAAAAGTTGTAAAAAATATGTTAGATTATTTAACATTAAACGACAATTTTGGTAATGCAGCATCACGATCACATCAATTTGGTTGGCAAGCTGAAGAAGCAGTCAATCTTGCTCGAGAACAAATATCACAATTGATTAATGCTGATTCTCGAGAAATAATATTTACATCTGGCGCTACTGAATCTAATAATCTAGCAATTAAAGGTTGTTGTGCATTTTATAAAAAAAAAGGTAATCATATCATAACAAGTAGTGTGGAACATAAATCTGTATTAGACACATGTAAATACTTAGAACAAAAAAAATATCTTGTTACTTATATCGACCCAAAACAAGATGGGAGAATTCATCTTGATGATATAAAAAAAAAAATAAATAAAAAAACAATATTAATTTCTATCATGTATGTTAACAATGAAACTGGAACAACGCAAGATCTTACAAAGATATCAAAAATATGTCAAGAAAATAATATTTTATTTCATGTAGATGCAACTCAGGGAATAGGTAAATTACCTATCGATTTAAAAAAAATCCATATTGATTTAATGTCATTTTCTGCACATAAAATATATGGTCCCAAAGGAATTGGTGCACTATATGTAAAAAGAAAGCCGAGAGTAAGATTAACTATGCAAATACACGGCGGAAATCATGAAAGGGGTATGCGATCAGGAACATTACCAGTGCACCAAATCATTGGAATGGGTACAGCATGTCAAATTATAAAAAAAAAGATGCATCATGAATTTTCTTATATATTAAAATTGAGAAACCTTTTATGGAATGGAATTAAAAATATTGAAGAAATATACTTAAACACCAACTTAAAATATAGTGCTCCACATATTTTAAATGTTAGTTTTAATTTTATCGAGGGAGAATCATTAATTATGGCCCTAAAAAATTTAGCAGTGTCATCTGGATCTGCCTGTACTTCTGCAAGTTTGGAACCTTCTTATGTACTACGTGCATTAGGAGTTAAAGATGAGCTAGCTCATAGTTCAATTCGATTTTCATTAGGAAGATATACAACAAAAGAAGAAATTAATTACGCAATTCAAATCATTCATCAGGCAATCAAAAAATTACGTCAACTATCACCATTATGGGAAATGTACAAATCAGGAATTGATTTAGATAAAGTACAATGGAAACATAATTAA